In Nothobranchius furzeri strain GRZ-AD chromosome 19, NfurGRZ-RIMD1, whole genome shotgun sequence, the following are encoded in one genomic region:
- the tdp2b gene encoding tyrosyl-DNA phosphodiesterase 2 isoform X4: MASSSDTHQPSVSDVEKDRTRLCEEFASITGNHSDVAQCYLAENDWQMERALNSFFEADMERVFEEDFEENDTPKKKQKVEKTPPEDCIDLTKDSPAAQKPTDEDDNKLSLMSWNVDGLDSDNLQERARGLCSFLVLWPKWVFLRASVTCGSDSADRSTAATPGTPKLTTTSPFPSSAAAASTASSSVPLPKKESRVCTPITWPWWGWRSWTVAVSLVTTGGFTAASLLSRN, translated from the exons ATGGCCTCCTCGTCTGACACCCATCAGCCGTCTGTTTCTGATGTGGAAAAAGACAGAACGcgcctctgtgaggagtttgcttcCATAACGGGTAACCACAGCGACGTCGCGCAGTGCTACCTGGCTGAGAATGACTGGCAGATGGAG AGAGCTTTGAACTCATTCTTTGAGGCAGACATGGAGAGAGTATTTGAGGAAGATTTTGAGGAAAACGACACTCCCAAAAAGAAGCAAAAAGTTGAGAAAACCCCTCCAGAAGATTG CATAGATCTGACTAAAGACAGCCCCGCTGCTCAAAAACCTACCGACGAGGACGACAACAAACTGTCCCTGATGTCCTGGAACGTAGACGGGCTCGATTCAGACAACCTACAGGAACGCGCCAGAGGCTTGTGCTCCTTTTTAGTCTT GTGGCCAAAGTGGGTCTTCCTTCGGGCGTCTGTGACGTGTGGGAGCGACTCGGCAGACAGGAGCACTGCCGCTACACCTGGGACACCAAAACTAACAACAACAAGTCCTTTTCCTTCGTCAGCCGCTGCCGCTTCGACCGCATCTTCCTCCGTCCCGCTACCAAAGAAGGAGTCCCGCGTCTGTACCCCGATCACATGGCCCTGGTGGGGCTGGAGAAGTTGGACTGTGGCCGTTTCATTAGTGACCACTGGGGGGTTTACTGCAGCTTCCCTGCTGAGTAGAAACTAA
- the tdp2b gene encoding tyrosyl-DNA phosphodiesterase 2 isoform X1 — protein sequence MASSSDTHQPSVSDVEKDRTRLCEEFASITGNHSDVAQCYLAENDWQMERALNSFFEADMERVFEEDFEENDTPKKKQKVEKTPPEDCIDLTKDSPAAQKPTDEDDNKLSLMSWNVDGLDSDNLQERARGLCSFLVLYTPDVVFLQELIPPYVHYLKKRAVSYLIIEGGEDEYFTGIMLKKSRVKFLECEIVTYPTTQMMRNLLVAQVTFKGQKLCLMTSHLESCKGYAGERMKQLQLVMQRMKEAPEDVNVLFGGDTNLRDTEVAKVGLPSGVCDVWERLGRQEHCRYTWDTKTNNNKSFSFVSRCRFDRIFLRPATKEGVPRLYPDHMALVGLEKLDCGRFISDHWGVYCSFPAE from the exons ATGGCCTCCTCGTCTGACACCCATCAGCCGTCTGTTTCTGATGTGGAAAAAGACAGAACGcgcctctgtgaggagtttgcttcCATAACGGGTAACCACAGCGACGTCGCGCAGTGCTACCTGGCTGAGAATGACTGGCAGATGGAG AGAGCTTTGAACTCATTCTTTGAGGCAGACATGGAGAGAGTATTTGAGGAAGATTTTGAGGAAAACGACACTCCCAAAAAGAAGCAAAAAGTTGAGAAAACCCCTCCAGAAGATTG CATAGATCTGACTAAAGACAGCCCCGCTGCTCAAAAACCTACCGACGAGGACGACAACAAACTGTCCCTGATGTCCTGGAACGTAGACGGGCTCGATTCAGACAACCTACAGGAACGCGCCAGAGGCTTGTGCTCCTTTTTAGTCTT ATACACTCCAGACGTGGTGTTCCTACAGGAGCTCATCCCGCCTTATGTCCACTACCTGAAGAAACGGGCTGTTAGCTACCTGATCATTGAAG GCGGTGAAGACGAGTACTTCACAGGGATCATGCTGAAGAAGTCGCGAGTCAAATTCTTGGAGTGTGAGATCGTAACGTACCCCACAACACAGATGATGAGAAACCTCCTCGTAGCTCAG GTGACTTTTAAAGGCCAGAAGCTGTGCCTGATGACCTCTCACCTTGAGAGTTGTAAAGGCTACGCAGGAGAACGGATGAAACAGCTGCAGCTGGTGATGCAGAGGATGAAAGAGGCTCCGGAGGACGTCAACGTCCTGTTTGGTGGAGACACGAACCTGAGGGACACTGAA GTGGCCAAAGTGGGTCTTCCTTCGGGCGTCTGTGACGTGTGGGAGCGACTCGGCAGACAGGAGCACTGCCGCTACACCTGGGACACCAAAACTAACAACAACAAGTCCTTTTCCTTCGTCAGCCGCTGCCGCTTCGACCGCATCTTCCTCCGTCCCGCTACCAAAGAAGGAGTCCCGCGTCTGTACCCCGATCACATGGCCCTGGTGGGGCTGGAGAAGTTGGACTGTGGCCGTTTCATTAGTGACCACTGGGGGGTTTACTGCAGCTTCCCTGCTGAGTAG
- the tdp2b gene encoding tyrosyl-DNA phosphodiesterase 2 isoform X3 — protein MASSSDTHQPSVSDVEKDRTRLCEEFASITGNHSDVAQCYLAENDWQMERALNSFFEADMERVFEEDFEENDTPKKKQKVEKTPPEDCIDLTKDSPAAQKPTDEDDNKLSLMSWNVDGLDSDNLQERARGLCSFLVLITGQSSLTLWVCWILSSIQEAEPYWITHLERTIPSWTSRFASLLIPLPPCLAPSPGLTPSLHLPSSTSSTCGTWTLSGSNYSGFIPGTPFVRFLKQIIVLNFSPRLVMILHVVG, from the exons ATGGCCTCCTCGTCTGACACCCATCAGCCGTCTGTTTCTGATGTGGAAAAAGACAGAACGcgcctctgtgaggagtttgcttcCATAACGGGTAACCACAGCGACGTCGCGCAGTGCTACCTGGCTGAGAATGACTGGCAGATGGAG AGAGCTTTGAACTCATTCTTTGAGGCAGACATGGAGAGAGTATTTGAGGAAGATTTTGAGGAAAACGACACTCCCAAAAAGAAGCAAAAAGTTGAGAAAACCCCTCCAGAAGATTG CATAGATCTGACTAAAGACAGCCCCGCTGCTCAAAAACCTACCGACGAGGACGACAACAAACTGTCCCTGATGTCCTGGAACGTAGACGGGCTCGATTCAGACAACCTACAGGAACGCGCCAGAGGCTTGTGCTCCTTTTTAGTCTT GATTACTGGACAATCTTCCCTGACGCTCTGGGTTTGTTGGATATTATCCTCCATCCAAGAAGCAGAACCttactggattactcacctggaaAGAACCATACCTTCCTGGACTTCACGgttcgcctctcttcttattcctCTGCCACCCtgcctggctccctctcctggactcacCCCGTCACTCCACCTGCCCTCCTCGACCTCCTCCACCTGCGGAACTTGGACTCTCTCTGGCTCCAACTACTCTGGGTTTATTCCAGGGACACCTTTTGTTAGATTCCTTAAACAAATCATTGTTTTGAACTTTTCCCCCCGtcttgtgatgattcttcatgtcgtgggttaa
- the si:ch211-215i13.3 gene encoding brain and acute leukemia cytoplasmic protein isoform X2, which yields MGCGGSRADAIIVPRYHESWTRETESTWLTNTDVETPVSVSNSKATEAGLREKRMVTTGTQCGKQALATNGSNHQRRLRRSLSESTRDSKRRASKEASSLSKDSQSISINASADAEPESACDER from the exons ATGGGGTGTGGAGGGAGTCGGGCGGACGCAATCATCGTGCCGAGGTACCATGAAAGCTGGACCAGAGAAACCGAGTCGACATGGCTCACGAACACGGACGTGGAGACCCCTGTCTCGGTTTCTAACA GTAAAGCCACGGAGGCCGGTCTGAGGGAGAAGAGGATGGTGACTACAGGGACCCAGTGTGGGAAGCAGGCCCTTGCCACCAATGGCTCCAACCACCAGAGGAGACTTAGACGCTCCTTAAGTGAA AGTACTCGTGACTCCAAAAGGAGGGCATCGAAGGAGGCCAGCTCTCTGTCGAAAGACAGCCAGTCTATCAGCATCAACGCCAGCGCAGATGCTGAACCAGAAAGCGCGTGCGACGAGAGATGA
- the si:ch211-215i13.3 gene encoding brain and acute leukemia cytoplasmic protein isoform X1, whose product MGCGGSRADAIIVPRYHESWTRETESTWLTNTDVETPVSVSNSKATEAGLREKRMVTTGTQCGKQALATNGSNHQRRLRRSLSEQSTRDSKRRASKEASSLSKDSQSISINASADAEPESACDER is encoded by the exons ATGGGGTGTGGAGGGAGTCGGGCGGACGCAATCATCGTGCCGAGGTACCATGAAAGCTGGACCAGAGAAACCGAGTCGACATGGCTCACGAACACGGACGTGGAGACCCCTGTCTCGGTTTCTAACA GTAAAGCCACGGAGGCCGGTCTGAGGGAGAAGAGGATGGTGACTACAGGGACCCAGTGTGGGAAGCAGGCCCTTGCCACCAATGGCTCCAACCACCAGAGGAGACTTAGACGCTCCTTAAGTGAA CAGAGTACTCGTGACTCCAAAAGGAGGGCATCGAAGGAGGCCAGCTCTCTGTCGAAAGACAGCCAGTCTATCAGCATCAACGCCAGCGCAGATGCTGAACCAGAAAGCGCGTGCGACGAGAGATGA
- the c19h6orf62 gene encoding uncharacterized protein C6orf62 homolog encodes MGDPTSRRNQTRNRLRAQLRRKRESLADQFDFKIYIAFVFKEKKKKSALFEVAEVVPVMTNNYEENILRGVRDSGYSLESSIELLQKDVVQLHAPRYQSMRRDVIGCTQEMDFILWPRNDIEKIVCLLFSRWKGAEEEPFRPVQAKFEFHHGDYEKQCLHALGRKDKAGMVMNNPTQSVFLFMDRQHLQTPKTKATVFKLCSLCLYLPQDQLTCWGAGDIEDHLRPYLPD; translated from the exons ATGGGGGACCCAACTTCACGAAGAAACCAAACCAGAAACCGTCTTCGAGCTCAACTTCGAAGGAAAAGAGAATCTTTGGCTGATCAGTTTGACTTCAAGATCTATATTGCCTTTGTTTTCAAGGAAAAG AAGAAGAAGTCTGCTCTTTTTGAGGTAGCTGAAGTGGTGCCAGTGATGACCAACAACTACGAAGAAAACATCCTACGAGGTGTGCGCGACTCGGGCTACTCTCTTGAAAGTTCGATAGAACTCCTGCAGAAAGACGTCGTGCAACTACACGCCCCCAGATACCAGTCGATGAGACGG GATGTGATAGGCTGCACGCAGGAAATGGATTTTATCCTTTGGCCACGCAACGACATTGAGAAGATTGTTTGTCTGCTGTTCTCCAGATGGAAGGGGGCTGAGGAGGAACCCTTCAGGCCTGTTCAG GCCAAGTTTGAATTTCATCATGGAGACTACGAAAAGCAGTGTTTGCACGCTTTGGGTCGTAAAGACAAGGCTGGAATGGTGATGAACAACCCAACTCAGTCTGTGTTCCTCTTCATGGACAGACAACACTTACAG ACTCCTAAAACCAAGGCCACCGTCTTCAAGCTGTGCAGCCTGTGCCTGTACTTGCCCCAGGACCAGCTGACCTGCTGGGGCGCGGGAGACATCGAGGATCACCTCCGCCCGTACCTGCCTGACTAA
- the acot13 gene encoding acyl-coenzyme A thioesterase 13 isoform X1 translates to MSASGVTTVQLFTKLVKHAVGKTQIHLNRWLQRTAIDDCDKIDILVCSAFDERGAGVGKSDVDPEVMTDSGGVTFTSSGEFRHPCCITTFCFKSALLACILTAVCFSSVALVRQYLKDLLLWVESLDSLVGAMLFIVGLIIVSFPCGWGYIVLNVAAGYLYGFVLGMGLVMVGVLIGTFVAHLVCKRLLSDWVLSKVGNSDQLSAVIRVVEGGSGLKIVALARLTPIPFGLQNAVFSITDVSLPNYLVASSVGLLPTQLLNSYLGTTLRTMEDVIAEQSVSGYFVFSLQVNVLSASPGKVVCEMRVDEEHTIRGGTLHGGLTATLVDVISTVAIMNSERGSPGVSVDMNITYMNAAKLGEDVLITAQVLKQGRTLAFATVDLTSKVTGKLIAQGRHTKHLGSS, encoded by the exons ATGTCAGCGTCTGGGGTCACGACCGTGCAGCTGTTCACCAAGCTTGTCAAGCATGCAGTGGGCAAGACGCAGATTCATCTGAACCGCTGGCTGCAGAGGACAGCTATAGATGACTGTGACAAAATAGACATCCTGGTCTGCAGCGCCTTTGATGAGAGAGGGGCCGGTGTGGGGAAGTCCGATGTGGACCCTGAGGTGATGACTGACTCTGGAGGGGTGACCTTCACCAGCAGCGGAGAGTTCAGACACCCCTGTTGTATCACCACCTTCTGCTTCAAGAGTGCTCTGCTGGCATGCATTCTGACAGCTGTGTGCTTCTCCTCGGTCGCCCTTGTGCGACAGTACCTCAAGGACCTCCTGCTCTGGGTGGAGAGCCTCGACAGCCTGGTTGGAGCCATGCTTTTCATAGTTGGTTTGATTATTGTGTCGTTTCCATGTGGATGGGGATATATTGTTCTCAACGTGGCAGCTGGATATCTCTATGGCTTTGTGCTGGGCATGGGACTGGTTATGGTGGGAGTTTTAATAGGTACGTTTGTAGCACACCTGGTGTGCAAAAGGTTGCTGAGTGACTGGGTGCTGAGCAAAGTAGGGAACAGTGACCAGCTCAGTGCCGTTATACGAGTGGTGGAAGGAGGAAGTGGACTCAAAATCGTGGCcttagcaagactcaccccgatacCATTTGGGCTCCAAAATGCAGTTTTTTCG ATCACAGATGTGTCCTTGCCCAACTACCTGGTGGCCTCCTCTGTGGGTCTGCTGCCCACACAGCTCCTCAACTCCTACCTGGGCACCACGCTACGCACGATGGAGGACGTCATCGCCGAGCAGAGCGTCAGCGGCTACTTTGTGTTCAGCCTGCAG GTGAACGTTTTGTCTGCCAGCCCGGGGAAGGTGGTGTGTGAGATGCGGGTGGATGAGGAGCACACTATCCGGGGTGGGACGCTGCACGGCGGGCTGACAGCCACCCTGGTGGACGTCATCTCCACGGTGGCCATCATGAACAGTGAGAGGGGATCTCCAGGGGTCAGCGTGGACATGAACATCAC GTACATGAATGCTGCCAAGCTGGGGGAAGATGTTCTCATCACCGCTCAAGTCCTCAAACAAGGGCGCACTCTTGCGTTTGCCACCGTAGACCTCACCAGCAAAGTTACGGGGAAGCTCATCGCACAAGGACGGCACACCAAACACCTCGGCAGCAGCTAA
- the tdp2b gene encoding tyrosyl-DNA phosphodiesterase 2 isoform X5 has product MASSSDTHQPSVSDVEKDRTRLCEEFASITGNHSDVAQCYLAENDWQMERALNSFFEADMERVFEEDFEENDTPKKKQKVEKTPPEDCIDLTKDSPAAQKPTDEDDNKLSLMSWNVDGLDSDNLQERARGLCSFLVLSVQ; this is encoded by the exons ATGGCCTCCTCGTCTGACACCCATCAGCCGTCTGTTTCTGATGTGGAAAAAGACAGAACGcgcctctgtgaggagtttgcttcCATAACGGGTAACCACAGCGACGTCGCGCAGTGCTACCTGGCTGAGAATGACTGGCAGATGGAG AGAGCTTTGAACTCATTCTTTGAGGCAGACATGGAGAGAGTATTTGAGGAAGATTTTGAGGAAAACGACACTCCCAAAAAGAAGCAAAAAGTTGAGAAAACCCCTCCAGAAGATTG CATAGATCTGACTAAAGACAGCCCCGCTGCTCAAAAACCTACCGACGAGGACGACAACAAACTGTCCCTGATGTCCTGGAACGTAGACGGGCTCGATTCAGACAACCTACAGGAACGCGCCAGAGGCTTGTGCTCCTTTTTAGTCTT gagcgtccaatag
- the acot13 gene encoding acyl-coenzyme A thioesterase 13 isoform X2 yields MSASGVTTVQLFTKLVKHAVGKTQIHLNRWLQRTAIDDCDKIDILVCSAFDERGAGVGKSDVDPEVMTDSGGVTFTSSGEFRHPCCITTFCFKSALLACILTAVCFSSVALVRQYLKDLLLWVESLDSLVGAMLFIVGLIIVSFPCGWGYIVLNVAAGYLYGFVLGMGLVMVGVLIGTFVAHLVCKRLLSDWVLSKVGNSDQLSAVIRVVEGGSGLKIVALARLTPIPFGLQNAVFSITDVSLPNYLVASSVGLLPTQLLNSYLGTTLRTMEDVIAEQSVSGYFVFSLQIIISIGLMFYVVHRAQVELNAAIAACQMELKSSHMNGSSSSHGGFSYCSKRAAAGGAACINVV; encoded by the exons ATGTCAGCGTCTGGGGTCACGACCGTGCAGCTGTTCACCAAGCTTGTCAAGCATGCAGTGGGCAAGACGCAGATTCATCTGAACCGCTGGCTGCAGAGGACAGCTATAGATGACTGTGACAAAATAGACATCCTGGTCTGCAGCGCCTTTGATGAGAGAGGGGCCGGTGTGGGGAAGTCCGATGTGGACCCTGAGGTGATGACTGACTCTGGAGGGGTGACCTTCACCAGCAGCGGAGAGTTCAGACACCCCTGTTGTATCACCACCTTCTGCTTCAAGAGTGCTCTGCTGGCATGCATTCTGACAGCTGTGTGCTTCTCCTCGGTCGCCCTTGTGCGACAGTACCTCAAGGACCTCCTGCTCTGGGTGGAGAGCCTCGACAGCCTGGTTGGAGCCATGCTTTTCATAGTTGGTTTGATTATTGTGTCGTTTCCATGTGGATGGGGATATATTGTTCTCAACGTGGCAGCTGGATATCTCTATGGCTTTGTGCTGGGCATGGGACTGGTTATGGTGGGAGTTTTAATAGGTACGTTTGTAGCACACCTGGTGTGCAAAAGGTTGCTGAGTGACTGGGTGCTGAGCAAAGTAGGGAACAGTGACCAGCTCAGTGCCGTTATACGAGTGGTGGAAGGAGGAAGTGGACTCAAAATCGTGGCcttagcaagactcaccccgatacCATTTGGGCTCCAAAATGCAGTTTTTTCG ATCACAGATGTGTCCTTGCCCAACTACCTGGTGGCCTCCTCTGTGGGTCTGCTGCCCACACAGCTCCTCAACTCCTACCTGGGCACCACGCTACGCACGATGGAGGACGTCATCGCCGAGCAGAGCGTCAGCGGCTACTTTGTGTTCAGCCTGCAG ATCATCATCAGCATCGGTCTGATGTTCTACGTGGTCCATCGGGCTCAGGTGGAGCTGAACGCAGCCATCGCCGCCTGCCAGATGGAGCTGAAGTCCTCACACATGAACGGCtcctcctccagtcatgggggcTTCTCTTACTGCAGCAAGAGGGCGGCGGCTGGAGGTGCGGCCTGCATCAACGTGGTCTGA
- the tdp2b gene encoding tyrosyl-DNA phosphodiesterase 2 isoform X2, which yields MERVFEEDFEENDTPKKKQKVEKTPPEDCIDLTKDSPAAQKPTDEDDNKLSLMSWNVDGLDSDNLQERARGLCSFLVLYTPDVVFLQELIPPYVHYLKKRAVSYLIIEGGEDEYFTGIMLKKSRVKFLECEIVTYPTTQMMRNLLVAQVTFKGQKLCLMTSHLESCKGYAGERMKQLQLVMQRMKEAPEDVNVLFGGDTNLRDTEVAKVGLPSGVCDVWERLGRQEHCRYTWDTKTNNNKSFSFVSRCRFDRIFLRPATKEGVPRLYPDHMALVGLEKLDCGRFISDHWGVYCSFPAE from the exons ATGGAGAGAGTATTTGAGGAAGATTTTGAGGAAAACGACACTCCCAAAAAGAAGCAAAAAGTTGAGAAAACCCCTCCAGAAGATTG CATAGATCTGACTAAAGACAGCCCCGCTGCTCAAAAACCTACCGACGAGGACGACAACAAACTGTCCCTGATGTCCTGGAACGTAGACGGGCTCGATTCAGACAACCTACAGGAACGCGCCAGAGGCTTGTGCTCCTTTTTAGTCTT ATACACTCCAGACGTGGTGTTCCTACAGGAGCTCATCCCGCCTTATGTCCACTACCTGAAGAAACGGGCTGTTAGCTACCTGATCATTGAAG GCGGTGAAGACGAGTACTTCACAGGGATCATGCTGAAGAAGTCGCGAGTCAAATTCTTGGAGTGTGAGATCGTAACGTACCCCACAACACAGATGATGAGAAACCTCCTCGTAGCTCAG GTGACTTTTAAAGGCCAGAAGCTGTGCCTGATGACCTCTCACCTTGAGAGTTGTAAAGGCTACGCAGGAGAACGGATGAAACAGCTGCAGCTGGTGATGCAGAGGATGAAAGAGGCTCCGGAGGACGTCAACGTCCTGTTTGGTGGAGACACGAACCTGAGGGACACTGAA GTGGCCAAAGTGGGTCTTCCTTCGGGCGTCTGTGACGTGTGGGAGCGACTCGGCAGACAGGAGCACTGCCGCTACACCTGGGACACCAAAACTAACAACAACAAGTCCTTTTCCTTCGTCAGCCGCTGCCGCTTCGACCGCATCTTCCTCCGTCCCGCTACCAAAGAAGGAGTCCCGCGTCTGTACCCCGATCACATGGCCCTGGTGGGGCTGGAGAAGTTGGACTGTGGCCGTTTCATTAGTGACCACTGGGGGGTTTACTGCAGCTTCCCTGCTGAGTAG
- the acot13 gene encoding acyl-coenzyme A thioesterase 13 isoform X3, producing the protein MASLTLNTVRQVMRAIVDHSGFDSVLSKVNVLSASPGKVVCEMRVDEEHTIRGGTLHGGLTATLVDVISTVAIMNSERGSPGVSVDMNITYMNAAKLGEDVLITAQVLKQGRTLAFATVDLTSKVTGKLIAQGRHTKHLGSS; encoded by the exons ATGGCCTCGCTGACATTGAACACCGTGAGACAAGTGATGAGAGCAATAGTAGATCACTCGGGCTTCGACAGCGTCCTAAGCAAG GTGAACGTTTTGTCTGCCAGCCCGGGGAAGGTGGTGTGTGAGATGCGGGTGGATGAGGAGCACACTATCCGGGGTGGGACGCTGCACGGCGGGCTGACAGCCACCCTGGTGGACGTCATCTCCACGGTGGCCATCATGAACAGTGAGAGGGGATCTCCAGGGGTCAGCGTGGACATGAACATCAC GTACATGAATGCTGCCAAGCTGGGGGAAGATGTTCTCATCACCGCTCAAGTCCTCAAACAAGGGCGCACTCTTGCGTTTGCCACCGTAGACCTCACCAGCAAAGTTACGGGGAAGCTCATCGCACAAGGACGGCACACCAAACACCTCGGCAGCAGCTAA